From a single Buchnera aphidicola (Aphis craccivora) genomic region:
- the coaD gene encoding pantetheine-phosphate adenylyltransferase, whose amino-acid sequence MKKTAIYPGTFDPITYGHLDIITRAIKIFDNIIIAVSSNNLNKKTIFSLKERIKLTRLATLHLDNIKKIIGFNDLLANLAKKENTNILIRGVRTIFDFDYEIKLAAINKQIYPELDSIFLLSSKEVSFISSSFVKEIAKYKGNVEPYLPKEIHFALLKKIKKISNK is encoded by the coding sequence ATGAAAAAAACAGCAATATATCCAGGTACATTTGATCCAATTACATATGGGCATTTAGATATTATAACTCGTGCAATAAAAATTTTTGATAATATAATTATTGCTGTTTCTTCTAATAATTTAAATAAAAAAACTATTTTTAGTTTAAAAGAACGTATTAAATTAACTAGATTAGCTACATTGCATCTTGATAACATAAAAAAAATAATTGGTTTTAATGATCTTTTAGCAAATTTAGCAAAAAAGGAAAATACTAATATCTTAATTAGAGGAGTACGAACAATATTTGATTTTGATTATGAAATAAAACTAGCTGCTATAAATAAACAAATATATCCTGAATTAGATAGTATATTTTTACTTTCATCTAAGGAAGTTTCATTTATATCATCATCTTTTGTAAAAGAAATTGCTAAATATAAAGGTAATGTAGAACCATATCTTCCAAA